The following proteins are encoded in a genomic region of bacterium:
- a CDS encoding alpha-L-rhamnosidase C-terminal domain-containing protein, with protein MSELPSEAGLRISAYICYQVSINGVAIGRGPDPSNFGRYYYDSFDVKSVLKRGRNVINVLAYAFGPVLPWPETSYLPGEFGWLRFEVECRQAGRAPTFIGSDASCRVRAPDAWTRLTPGYTELRAAFKEYYDANKFGYEALSPSDIRKGGWRHAAELSPSDLKHTYAFSPKEIAPFRWRDQFPAAAYTIDGGYAYGFTAKRGWQIENPEALIPDYPVDGYYEMLRMGEPNFPKPRMVTKAQNQCLIHKAPGCGVASLWVDFGGLQYGTLCLELETELAGSVIDIGYGESPHITYVDRYTTRSGRQVFSPFHYRAGRYVLLTFSKIAAPINLRSLKFRLCEYPVTENSTPFVSSSESLNRIATTSTTTLHLNMHSHFEDCPWREQKLYLGDMYVEALACYYAWGEYDYVKKNLLQLAARNRPDGWIKSGPGCSRGEGLIVDFPVMFIIELRDHCLFSGDRKTMESLYPQAVTLLNNYMEMGLRREGLVNIGEADSFANWCVINWNDVVKKGQCAPLNFLVLRGLSALIEMAAWLGRADDLNRFRAILRPFRRAIDRAFWSPAKGLYRDGHYQGEPIEHYSTETNTLALLSGQPDKTKTRCILGALQGGQLPLETPTAYFNAFVAESLFLNNRTALALELIERCWGRMLAHGADAFWEAFLPQTPPGSHPPKGLSLCHGWASGPAYLLPAYVLGIRPLEPGFRRFTVDPHFPSLTSASGAVPTPHGPITMRYESGVVRLQHPPQLTPVMAKSLRLPSGVRLVIQSKK; from the coding sequence TTGAGCGAGCTCCCCTCCGAAGCCGGCCTGCGTATTAGCGCCTATATTTGTTATCAGGTCTCCATTAATGGCGTCGCGATAGGGCGCGGTCCTGATCCCTCCAATTTCGGGCGCTATTATTATGATTCCTTTGATGTCAAAAGCGTTTTGAAGCGCGGGCGCAACGTGATCAATGTATTAGCCTACGCCTTTGGGCCAGTTCTGCCTTGGCCGGAAACCTCCTATCTTCCAGGAGAATTTGGTTGGTTGCGGTTCGAGGTGGAGTGTCGGCAAGCAGGGCGGGCGCCAACCTTTATCGGGTCGGATGCCAGCTGTAGGGTTCGTGCGCCCGATGCCTGGACGCGTCTAACGCCGGGATACACGGAGTTGCGTGCCGCCTTCAAGGAATATTACGATGCAAACAAGTTTGGCTATGAGGCATTATCCCCCTCGGACATCCGTAAAGGAGGCTGGCGCCACGCCGCTGAGTTGTCGCCTTCTGATTTGAAGCACACGTATGCATTTTCCCCCAAGGAAATCGCGCCGTTCCGATGGCGGGATCAATTCCCGGCGGCGGCCTATACGATTGACGGCGGGTACGCCTATGGATTTACGGCGAAACGGGGCTGGCAAATTGAAAATCCAGAGGCGCTGATTCCTGACTACCCTGTGGATGGCTATTACGAGATGCTTCGGATGGGCGAGCCGAATTTTCCAAAGCCGCGCATGGTGACCAAAGCGCAAAATCAATGCCTGATTCATAAGGCCCCTGGGTGTGGTGTGGCCTCATTATGGGTGGATTTCGGAGGTCTGCAGTATGGGACCTTATGCTTGGAGCTGGAGACGGAGTTGGCGGGGAGTGTCATTGATATCGGGTATGGAGAATCGCCCCACATCACTTACGTCGACCGGTATACGACCCGGTCAGGTCGTCAGGTCTTCAGTCCCTTCCATTACCGGGCTGGGCGCTATGTCTTGCTGACTTTCTCGAAAATTGCCGCTCCCATCAACTTGCGAAGCCTGAAGTTCCGGCTGTGTGAGTATCCGGTCACGGAAAATTCAACGCCTTTCGTTTCATCATCTGAAAGTTTAAACCGGATCGCGACCACCTCGACGACGACGTTGCATTTGAACATGCACAGTCACTTTGAGGATTGCCCTTGGCGCGAACAGAAACTGTATCTCGGTGATATGTATGTTGAAGCACTTGCCTGTTACTACGCCTGGGGTGAATACGATTATGTGAAGAAAAACCTTTTGCAATTGGCGGCCCGCAACCGGCCCGACGGCTGGATCAAGTCCGGTCCCGGCTGTTCCCGCGGCGAAGGGTTGATCGTGGATTTCCCCGTCATGTTTATCATTGAGCTGCGGGATCATTGCCTTTTCTCAGGCGACCGCAAAACGATGGAGTCGCTGTATCCGCAGGCCGTTACCCTGCTGAATAATTACATGGAGATGGGCCTGCGCCGTGAAGGGCTCGTGAACATTGGTGAGGCCGATTCATTTGCCAATTGGTGTGTGATCAACTGGAACGATGTCGTGAAAAAGGGGCAATGTGCCCCGCTGAACTTTCTGGTCCTGCGGGGATTATCCGCGCTCATCGAGATGGCGGCGTGGTTGGGGCGGGCGGACGATCTGAACCGGTTCCGCGCGATACTCAGGCCTTTCCGCCGGGCCATTGACCGGGCCTTTTGGAGTCCCGCCAAGGGATTGTATCGGGATGGACACTATCAAGGCGAACCGATTGAGCACTATTCCACGGAAACCAATACCCTGGCGCTTTTGTCGGGTCAACCTGACAAAACGAAAACACGGTGCATCCTGGGTGCCCTTCAAGGGGGGCAATTGCCATTGGAGACTCCCACCGCGTATTTCAATGCGTTTGTAGCCGAAAGCCTGTTCCTGAATAATCGAACGGCGCTGGCGCTAGAATTAATTGAACGGTGCTGGGGTCGGATGCTGGCGCATGGGGCGGATGCATTTTGGGAGGCCTTTTTGCCCCAGACGCCCCCGGGGAGCCATCCGCCGAAAGGGTTAAGCCTGTGTCATGGGTGGGCCAGCGGGCCTGCCTACCTCTTGCCCGCCTATGTGCTGGGAATCCGCCCGCTCGAGCCGGGATTCCGGCGATTTACAGTGGATCCGCATTTTCCCTCGTTGACCTCGGCTTCGGGTGCCGTGCCGACGCCCCATGGCCCCATTACGATGCGGTATGAATCCGGTGTGGTCAGGCTTCAGCATCCGCCGCAGCTCACCCCGGTGATGGCCAAGAGCCTGCGCCTGCCTTCAGGGGTTCGGCTTGTGATTCAAAGTAAAAAATAA
- a CDS encoding tetratricopeptide repeat protein yields the protein MKIFNAILAGVLIPVVSTFASQYLEDRQVAEKLLAEKKPAEALEVFVKLADTYAAVPSQKTDALEQACLIALQFKQYDRALDLAGKIPEPAVSKACQMRVLEAKRDWRQIITSFKSEDISIWPENQADIGFYFRGLAYARLGDQAQAISDLEKAAENGADGDNEIFKGRALCELGVIYTSLKEYQKAIDAYGNAQNSRIKGTFMLFNAIISRAALFSKLGKYEEALEELNKIDLAALSTGAWKSGVLRAYGDIYEAKGDKKQALEKYTEAISVTNAPPSDLAALKKKLEIVNP from the coding sequence ATGAAAATATTTAATGCAATTCTCGCGGGGGTGTTGATTCCGGTGGTCTCTACCTTTGCCTCCCAATATCTGGAAGATCGGCAGGTGGCGGAAAAACTGTTGGCCGAGAAGAAGCCTGCCGAAGCGCTTGAGGTCTTTGTCAAATTGGCTGACACTTATGCTGCGGTGCCATCCCAAAAAACAGATGCTTTGGAGCAGGCCTGCCTCATCGCCCTCCAGTTTAAACAATATGATCGGGCACTCGACTTGGCGGGAAAAATCCCTGAGCCGGCGGTTTCGAAAGCGTGCCAGATGAGAGTCTTGGAGGCGAAACGTGATTGGCGCCAAATCATCACGTCCTTCAAGAGTGAAGATATTTCCATCTGGCCTGAAAATCAGGCTGACATCGGCTTTTATTTTCGGGGCCTGGCCTACGCCCGACTGGGTGATCAGGCGCAGGCGATCAGCGACTTGGAGAAGGCGGCGGAAAATGGTGCGGATGGTGACAACGAAATCTTCAAGGGCCGGGCGCTTTGTGAGCTGGGAGTGATTTACACCTCGCTTAAGGAATATCAAAAAGCGATCGACGCCTATGGCAATGCCCAGAATTCACGGATTAAAGGGACTTTCATGCTATTTAACGCCATCATTTCACGGGCGGCACTTTTCAGTAAACTGGGGAAATACGAGGAAGCCCTTGAAGAATTGAACAAAATCGATCTTGCGGCACTTTCCACAGGCGCCTGGAAGTCCGGCGTATTACGCGCGTATGGCGATATTTATGAAGCCAAAGGGGATAAAAAGCAGGCGTTGGAAAAATATACCGAGGCGATTTCTGTCACTAATGCACCTCCTTCCGATCTCGCTGCCCTGAAAAAGAAGCTCGAAATCGTCAATCCGTAA
- a CDS encoding DUF4838 domain-containing protein yields the protein MKELLKLLGCVVALLSVCNAFAGVKIVKNGQALAEIVLPEKPLSSVTLAAEDFQKHIELMSGAKLPIVTKPTAEVENQIYVGESEYTKKLGVTTDDLKVEGFKIIAKDHYVIVVGRDEQRVPFPYKDSNQGGLKKWQDFTGEKYAYSSAIGAPGLYNQKLGIFTLDATATFYGVAELLEELGVRFYAPYENGTVIPEIKTVVISNQNIRKEPKYPYRDFCYYNFMMKDAEGVKWIKRLKYGVSYLHHMGHSTWDIINTLEQMKLHPEYYAQTDGKPIIGMGGRGIPRFCDPGFRQTSLHYLDKVFEAYPQLVGMSLGPPDGFDRMDERDAKIWGRPDKGRGGKLSDYMWDYWLYAARELKKTHPDKFLATWAYALQLDPPSGIDKLPDNVTLTICGASGYNLLDPEAAKTRELRAKWLSMLTSKKLFLWEWYLFYYPNGKPRYPVVFTKLLQRDMQDLNGICEGKFMEISPDDVNWKIGCPGLSHLLYYLQGKLFWDPDLDLQKLLNEYYALYFGPAKVEMKEFYEFAEEVWTRPKTRSVSNDGQGFLQEKDVDRYFTILKRAREKAGKDSVYDKRIAQIESEMAPLGKLFANMKRVGPSFRAYPASEPILLDGDLSKPIWHPSHIIWYGMKDVVTGKLPRKNGASVAFRMSPDKSALFIGVSCDEAKMDKLIAKTCKHDDPDIFNDDVVEIYIQTPERSYFRIAVNPNGAILDESQDVTMIARDTLPLLWNPGVEVAVKKERARWMAEIKIPTKDFGSLGPDQTYTWGINVCRSRRAGGAQEAYAISPTGIPQFLELSKLGNLWMK from the coding sequence ATGAAAGAATTGCTCAAATTGTTGGGTTGTGTTGTGGCACTGCTATCGGTGTGCAATGCCTTTGCGGGTGTTAAAATCGTCAAGAACGGGCAAGCGCTCGCAGAAATTGTCCTCCCCGAGAAACCGCTATCAAGCGTCACGCTCGCCGCTGAAGATTTCCAGAAACATATCGAATTAATGTCGGGGGCCAAACTACCCATCGTCACAAAGCCAACGGCTGAAGTTGAAAACCAGATCTATGTTGGCGAAAGCGAATACACCAAGAAGCTTGGGGTCACGACGGATGATCTCAAGGTTGAGGGCTTTAAAATCATTGCCAAGGATCATTATGTGATCGTGGTCGGGCGAGACGAGCAGCGGGTTCCTTTTCCCTACAAGGACTCAAACCAAGGCGGGTTGAAAAAATGGCAGGACTTCACAGGCGAAAAATACGCATATTCCTCTGCCATCGGAGCCCCGGGACTTTATAACCAGAAACTGGGGATCTTTACGCTGGATGCCACCGCGACGTTCTATGGGGTGGCGGAATTACTTGAGGAATTAGGTGTAAGATTCTATGCGCCTTACGAAAACGGGACGGTCATTCCTGAAATAAAAACAGTGGTCATTTCCAATCAGAACATCCGCAAGGAACCCAAATACCCCTACCGTGACTTTTGTTATTACAATTTCATGATGAAAGACGCGGAAGGCGTGAAATGGATCAAACGGCTGAAATATGGCGTTTCGTATCTTCACCACATGGGCCATTCCACCTGGGATATCATCAATACCCTGGAGCAGATGAAGCTTCATCCTGAGTATTACGCCCAGACTGACGGAAAGCCGATCATCGGGATGGGGGGGCGGGGGATTCCTCGGTTTTGTGACCCCGGTTTCAGACAAACGTCTCTCCATTATCTGGATAAGGTTTTTGAAGCCTATCCGCAGCTGGTGGGTATGTCGCTTGGGCCGCCTGACGGCTTTGACCGGATGGATGAGCGCGATGCTAAAATCTGGGGCCGCCCTGATAAAGGCAGGGGAGGGAAATTGTCGGATTACATGTGGGACTACTGGCTTTACGCAGCCAGGGAATTGAAGAAAACGCATCCAGATAAATTTCTCGCTACCTGGGCTTACGCGCTCCAACTGGACCCACCATCCGGAATCGATAAGTTGCCAGACAACGTGACTCTGACGATATGCGGCGCATCCGGGTACAATCTTCTGGATCCAGAGGCGGCGAAGACCCGGGAATTACGGGCCAAGTGGTTGTCCATGCTGACGTCAAAGAAGCTTTTTCTCTGGGAGTGGTATCTTTTTTATTATCCGAATGGGAAGCCACGATATCCTGTTGTGTTTACCAAGCTTTTACAGCGTGACATGCAAGATCTCAATGGGATCTGCGAAGGTAAATTCATGGAAATCTCGCCTGATGATGTGAACTGGAAGATTGGGTGCCCCGGGTTATCACATCTCCTCTATTATTTGCAGGGGAAGCTATTTTGGGATCCCGACCTGGATTTGCAGAAATTACTCAACGAGTATTATGCTTTGTATTTCGGCCCGGCTAAGGTGGAAATGAAGGAGTTTTACGAATTTGCGGAAGAGGTGTGGACGAGGCCGAAAACGCGGAGCGTGTCAAATGACGGACAGGGATTCCTCCAGGAAAAGGACGTAGACCGTTACTTTACGATACTCAAGCGTGCCAGGGAGAAGGCCGGGAAGGACAGCGTCTACGACAAGCGGATCGCTCAAATCGAGAGCGAGATGGCGCCACTCGGTAAATTATTCGCCAACATGAAGCGCGTTGGCCCGAGTTTCCGGGCGTACCCCGCCTCCGAACCCATCCTCTTGGACGGCGACCTGAGCAAGCCGATATGGCATCCCAGTCATATAATATGGTACGGCATGAAGGATGTGGTCACGGGGAAACTACCGCGTAAAAACGGAGCCTCCGTTGCGTTCCGGATGAGCCCGGATAAATCCGCCTTGTTCATCGGGGTGTCCTGCGATGAAGCCAAAATGGATAAACTCATCGCCAAAACCTGCAAGCATGATGATCCCGATATTTTCAATGATGATGTTGTGGAAATTTACATCCAAACCCCTGAGCGCTCCTATTTCAGGATTGCGGTCAACCCCAACGGTGCGATTTTAGATGAAAGCCAGGACGTCACCATGATCGCCAGGGATACTTTGCCATTGCTGTGGAATCCAGGGGTGGAGGTGGCCGTTAAGAAGGAGCGGGCCCGCTGGATGGCCGAAATCAAGATTCCTACCAAGGATTTTGGTTCACTCGGTCCTGACCAGACGTATACGTGGGGAATCAATGTCTGCCGGAGTCGGCGTGCTGGAGGGGCGCAGGAGGCCTATGCCATTTCCCCCACCGGGATTCCGCAATTCCTTGAGTTGTCAAAACTGGGAAATCTTTGGATGAAATAA
- a CDS encoding DUF4838 domain-containing protein, whose protein sequence is MMKKTIMTHARMLFFVSAMMGGLFSNSVMAKSFIIKNGRPQAEIIIAENPPRAVKLAAAELQQYLEKISGAKLLVTNLVDRAIPVKIYVGKSRYTDELKLSDEGLKYGAFKLVSGKNWLALLGHDQDYKARDNFIGNEKGRPKFYEKWDALTGGTWSNPINTDEYSSAVKMSAFDERGSLNAVYEFLRGLGVRWYFPGELGEVVPTLKSIAVPHLDKTVCPDFQLRHIYIYYQDFMRGSKDYVMWQLRMGLSQRDGFGGGHGLINVHNRDKSQPDYFALYNGKRQTDAAFGQGFPCFSSDHLVDATVKYCRAVFSIYPDEQILSIAPVDGYGSLCECALCKGKATRQRGWNGMLSDYVWNFMDRVSKEVYKACPDRKLSCLAYSVYQLPPEKIDKLSPNVEVILCQWRSEFYNKETREQFKKLTEAWLEKLPSKDLFIWDYYLHNRAEGPWVGVPVYYPRVIAENLRFLKGKSRGEFIEVFQNAKPKEIPWDAMAANHLNIYITSRLYWDANQDVDALLADFYEKFYGPAAKEMKAFIEYAEAHWITANKDVAVIDRLFELLAAAKKAAGDTVYGKRVDLLVAYMERLKAVREKLAQGREKDLPKAQALERDRKDIKLDGKLDDKFWEGLEDRPLADVETAKPPVAKTSFRVGWAENALYFGIRCEDSDMNHLYIAATENKDANLFNGDNIELWLETPVHSLYQIGVSPSGAIFDMDRQGRKFNSSWSSGVEAAAYRGDGFWSLELRVPVAGENAEAIDALNGIAGAKPAGAAPWYFNLCRQRVRDKSIELSAFSPTGKKLFDVPAKFAELIVK, encoded by the coding sequence ATGATGAAGAAAACAATTATGACTCATGCCAGAATGCTGTTTTTTGTTTCCGCGATGATGGGAGGCCTGTTCAGTAATTCTGTCATGGCTAAAAGTTTCATTATCAAGAACGGTCGGCCGCAGGCTGAAATCATTATCGCTGAAAATCCCCCTCGGGCGGTGAAGCTAGCGGCGGCGGAGTTGCAACAGTACCTTGAGAAGATCAGCGGGGCTAAACTGTTAGTCACGAACCTTGTGGACCGCGCGATACCGGTAAAGATTTATGTTGGGAAAAGTAGGTATACCGATGAATTGAAGTTGAGCGATGAAGGCCTTAAGTATGGCGCATTTAAATTGGTGTCGGGTAAAAACTGGCTGGCGCTGTTGGGCCATGACCAGGATTACAAGGCGCGTGACAACTTTATTGGTAACGAGAAGGGCCGGCCCAAGTTTTACGAGAAGTGGGATGCCTTGACGGGCGGGACCTGGAGTAATCCCATAAACACAGACGAGTATAGCAGCGCGGTGAAGATGTCGGCTTTTGATGAACGCGGGTCACTGAATGCCGTCTATGAATTTCTTCGCGGTCTTGGGGTGCGCTGGTATTTTCCCGGCGAATTGGGCGAAGTGGTGCCAACATTGAAAAGCATCGCGGTTCCACATCTGGATAAGACGGTCTGCCCTGATTTTCAGCTTCGCCATATTTATATCTACTATCAGGATTTCATGCGGGGCTCCAAGGATTACGTCATGTGGCAACTGCGGATGGGGCTTAGCCAGAGGGATGGATTTGGCGGAGGGCATGGGTTGATTAATGTTCATAACCGGGATAAGTCACAACCCGACTATTTCGCCCTGTATAATGGGAAGCGGCAAACGGATGCCGCCTTCGGGCAGGGCTTTCCCTGTTTTTCATCGGATCACCTGGTGGATGCCACCGTGAAATATTGCAGGGCTGTTTTCAGCATCTATCCTGATGAGCAGATTCTTTCCATCGCCCCTGTGGACGGTTACGGTTCGCTGTGCGAATGCGCGCTCTGCAAGGGCAAGGCCACCCGCCAGCGCGGGTGGAATGGAATGCTTTCGGATTACGTCTGGAACTTCATGGATCGAGTGTCAAAGGAAGTGTACAAGGCCTGTCCCGATAGAAAATTGAGCTGTCTGGCTTATTCGGTCTACCAGTTGCCCCCGGAGAAGATTGATAAGCTCAGTCCCAATGTTGAGGTTATCCTCTGCCAGTGGCGGAGCGAATTTTATAATAAGGAAACACGGGAACAATTCAAAAAACTAACGGAAGCATGGCTGGAGAAATTGCCGTCAAAGGATCTTTTTATCTGGGATTATTACCTGCACAACCGTGCGGAAGGTCCCTGGGTGGGCGTGCCGGTCTATTATCCCCGGGTTATTGCCGAAAACTTGCGCTTTCTGAAGGGAAAGTCCCGCGGTGAATTTATTGAAGTATTCCAGAATGCAAAGCCGAAGGAGATCCCGTGGGATGCCATGGCGGCCAATCATCTGAACATTTACATTACCTCGCGCCTGTATTGGGATGCGAACCAGGATGTGGACGCATTGCTAGCAGACTTTTATGAGAAATTCTACGGGCCGGCGGCGAAAGAGATGAAGGCATTCATTGAGTACGCTGAAGCCCACTGGATAACCGCCAATAAAGATGTGGCGGTCATTGACCGTCTCTTTGAATTGCTTGCCGCCGCGAAGAAGGCGGCCGGCGATACGGTTTACGGCAAACGGGTTGATCTGCTGGTCGCGTACATGGAGCGCCTGAAGGCCGTGCGTGAAAAACTGGCCCAGGGCCGCGAAAAAGATCTGCCTAAAGCCCAGGCCTTGGAACGCGACCGGAAAGACATCAAATTGGATGGAAAACTTGATGACAAATTCTGGGAAGGTCTGGAGGACCGCCCGTTGGCCGATGTGGAGACGGCGAAACCGCCTGTCGCCAAAACCTCGTTCCGTGTCGGATGGGCCGAAAACGCCTTGTATTTCGGTATCCGGTGCGAAGATTCCGATATGAATCATCTGTATATTGCGGCCACAGAAAACAAAGACGCGAATCTATTCAATGGTGACAATATTGAGCTGTGGCTGGAGACCCCGGTCCATTCCCTCTATCAGATCGGGGTCAGCCCGTCGGGCGCGATATTTGATATGGACCGCCAGGGGCGGAAATTCAACTCGTCATGGTCGTCGGGGGTGGAAGCGGCGGCTTATCGTGGGGATGGATTCTGGTCATTGGAGTTGCGCGTACCGGTGGCGGGCGAAAACGCAGAGGCCATTGACGCGCTTAACGGCATTGCCGGTGCAAAACCGGCTGGAGCCGCTCCCTGGTACTTCAACCTGTGCCGCCAGCGGGTCAGGGACAAATCAATTGAACTGTCTGCCTTTTCGCCAACGGGTAAAAAGTTATTTGATGTTCCTGCGAAATTTGCCGAATTGATCGTC